The segment GCTGATTCCGTTCATTGTCGCCGGCGATCCCGCCCTCGAAGCCACGCGCGCGCTGGTGCTCGAACTGGAGGCGCGCGGCGCCGATCTTATCGAATTGGGCGTGCCGTTTTCCGATCCGATGGCAGACGGGCCGGCCAATCAGCGTGCGCTCGCGCGCGGGTTGGCCGCGGGCGCCTCGCTCGCCGCGATTCTCGCGATGGTCGCCGAGGTACGCCGCCAGAGCGAGATCCCGATCGTGCTGTTCGGCTACTACAATCCGATTCTGCACTACGGATGCGAGCGCCTTTGCGCCGACGCCGCGCGCGCCGGCGTCGACGGCCTGCTCGTCGTCGATCTGCCGCCCGAGGAGGCGGCCGAGCTTGCACGTCCGGCCCGCGCTCACGGCCTCGACCTGATCTATCTGCTCGCGCCGACCACGCCGATCGATCGCGCGCGCGCGATCGCGCGCGCGGGCAGCGGCTTCCTTTACTACGTCGCCGTGGCCGGGGTGACCGGCACGCGGGCGAGCCTCGCCGCCGGCCTCGAAGAGCGCGTGCGCGCGCTGCGCAATGTGACCGATCTGCCGATCGGCGTCGGCTTCGGCATTTCGACCGCCGCGCAGGCGGGCGAGGTCGCCGGCTATGCCGACGCGGTCGTGGTCGGGAGCGCGCTGTCGCTCATAATCGAGCGCGAGAGCGCGGGGCCCGGTCTTGCTGCGGCGGTGGGCGAAGCGGTGGGTGCGATGAAGAACGCGATGCGCGCGGCGCGCGGTGGCGCGCGCGCCGCGGACGGAGGCTAAAGCGATGGCGGAGCGAGAGCGGGACGAACGGGCGGCCGCGGCGCAAAGCGCGGCCGACGAGAATATCTGGGTCAAGTGTCCCGGATGCCGCGAAATCGCCTTTCGCAAGGAAGTCGAGCGCAATCTCAACGTTTGTCCCAAGTGCGGTTACCATCATCGCCTGACCGTCGAGCAGCGCCTTGCGATAACCGTCGATCGCGGCAGCTGGCGCGAGTTGTTCGAGGACCTTGCGGCCGGCGATCCCCTGGAGTTTCGCGATTCCAAGCCCTATCCGCAGCGCCTGGAACAGGCGCGCCGCGCCGCCGGCCGCAACGACGCGGTGGTCACCGGCCTTGGCCGGATCGAGGACCATCCCCTCGCGCTCGCGGTGATGGACTTCACCTTCATGGGCGGCAGCATGGGAATCGTGGTTGGCGAGAAACTCGCCCGGCTTATCGACTACGCGGCCGCGCACGGCCTCGGCGTGGTGGTGTTCTGCTCCTCGGGCGGGGCGCGGATGCAAGAGGGTGCGCTGTCGCTGATGCAGATGGCGAAGGTCGCGGGCGCGATCGGGCGGCTTCGCGATGCGCACCTGCCGTATCTCGCGGTACTGTGCGATCCGACCACGGGCGGCGTGGCGGCGTCGTTCGCGATGCTCGGCGATCTCGACCTCGCGGAGCCGGGAGCGCTGATCGGTTTCGCCGGGCGGCGGGTGATCGAGCAGACCACCAACCAGGTGCTGCCCGAAGGTTTTCAGAGCGCGGAGTTTCTGCTCATCCACGGAATGCTCGACGCGATCGTGCCGCGGGCGCAGATGCGGGCGACGCTGGCGCGGCTGCTCGCGATGCTATGCGGCGGGCGCCGACTGCCGGCGCGCCGCCGCAAGCCGTCCGCCGGCGGCTGATTCCAACACGCGGGCACACAAGACGCGCGCACAAAAGAAATGCGGCGCGGATTGCTCCGCGCCGCATCTCCCCAACCGCTTGAGCCCGGCCTTCGCGCCAAGTCTGAAACGATAGCTCGTATCAGTCGTCGCCTCCGAAGCCTTCGTCGAGACGCTTCAGTTTTCCCCTGAGTGACATCGAAGTTATCGAGGCGCTACCGCAAACCGAGACGCCGACCAAGGAGCCGTTGTCCGACTGGATGGCGAGGGCGCTGTGGCCTTCGGGTTTGGGAACCAGCAAGCCGAAATTGATGTTGCCGGTGCTGAACGGTATCTGCATCGTGAACTGTCCCGGCGCACCGCTTCCGCCGGTGAAGCTGTATGTCCCGGTCGTGAACGTATCATTGCAGGAATTCTGCGAGCTGTTGCCGTGCGTGAGAATCAGGTTGCCGGCAACGGCGCTCACTCCGTCGAAGGTCAAGGTTCCGAGCATTGCCACCTCGCCGGCTTTGCCGTCGTCGGCGAAGCCGCTTCCCTCGAAGATGTATGTGCCGTTGAGCGAAGCCGCAGAAAAGGTACCCCCACCGCCGTCGTCGTCACCCCACTTTGTCACACTGTGGTGCCTCGCGAAGGCAAGCGCCGGTGACCCGACCGCGAGCGCAAGAGCTATCCCCGCCAGCCATATCTCTTCATAATCCCTTGGACCCCCTCTCCAGAATAGAAGTTGATGCGTTATCGACCAATGGAACTATTGGACGATAGATTAAGCTTTTTAGACATTATTAAAATCAAATATA is part of the Candidatus Binataceae bacterium genome and harbors:
- the trpA gene encoding tryptophan synthase subunit alpha, translated to MSGRVAAQKTAGRIEKKFAELRARAESALIPFIVAGDPALEATRALVLELEARGADLIELGVPFSDPMADGPANQRALARGLAAGASLAAILAMVAEVRRQSEIPIVLFGYYNPILHYGCERLCADAARAGVDGLLVVDLPPEEAAELARPARAHGLDLIYLLAPTTPIDRARAIARAGSGFLYYVAVAGVTGTRASLAAGLEERVRALRNVTDLPIGVGFGISTAAQAGEVAGYADAVVVGSALSLIIERESAGPGLAAAVGEAVGAMKNAMRAARGGARAADGG
- the accD gene encoding acetyl-CoA carboxylase, carboxyltransferase subunit beta; translated protein: MAERERDERAAAAQSAADENIWVKCPGCREIAFRKEVERNLNVCPKCGYHHRLTVEQRLAITVDRGSWRELFEDLAAGDPLEFRDSKPYPQRLEQARRAAGRNDAVVTGLGRIEDHPLALAVMDFTFMGGSMGIVVGEKLARLIDYAAAHGLGVVVFCSSGGARMQEGALSLMQMAKVAGAIGRLRDAHLPYLAVLCDPTTGGVAASFAMLGDLDLAEPGALIGFAGRRVIEQTTNQVLPEGFQSAEFLLIHGMLDAIVPRAQMRATLARLLAMLCGGRRLPARRRKPSAGG